A window of Juglans regia cultivar Chandler chromosome 7, Walnut 2.0, whole genome shotgun sequence contains these coding sequences:
- the LOC109013835 gene encoding RING-H2 finger protein ATL52 has protein sequence MGSVNNPNPWSPFETYKDCSQGTCSVYCPQWCYIIFPPPPPSGLADDDHDDPSIFQFSPLIVAVIGILASAFILVCYYTIISKYCRRRGSGDTSMELNDSRALGNNESLQASSAGLDESIVKAITVYRYKKVEGLVEGTDCSVCLSEFQENESLRLLPKCNHAFHLPCIDIWLKSHSTCPLCRSNISSINPLPPQIPDPHDPPQETQPANRIPALQHLHGNHDTILAIRDIVEGDAQDEAVVSLVSDVIPKTTSTQALGDRNSSGARDINTLEIRQDGTFQPFRRSHSMNYSSGQGQVSAAHDILRTREDDVESSRSGVDHEDNRCNTIDNSSVDSGFDKSPPRMKRSISTGRFMIARYSKGNHSVSPN, from the coding sequence ATGGGTTCTGTGAATAACCCAAATCCTTGGTCTCCATTTGAGACTTACAAAGACTGTTCGCAAGGAACTTGTAGCGTATATTGCCCACAGTGGTGCTATATCATTTtccctcctccacctccttcGGGTCTTGCTGATGATGATCACGATGATCCCTCAATTTTCCAGTTCTCCCCACTCATCGTTGCGGTCATCGGCATCTTAGCAAGCGCCTTTATCTTGGTATGTTACTACACAATCATCTCCAAATACTGTCGTCGGAGAGGCAGTGGTGACACAAGCATGGAACTAAACGACAGTCGGGCTCTTGGGAATAATGAATCATTGCAAGCTTCTTCTGCAGGACTGGATGAGTCGATTGTCAAGGCAATCACAGTTTACAGGTACAAGAAAGTTGAGGGGTTAGTTGAAGGCACAGATTGCTCGGTTTGTCTGAGTGAGTTCCAAGAAAATGAGAGCCTAAGGCTGTTGCCAAAGTGTAACCATGCTTTTCATCTCCCTTGCATTGACATTTGGTTGAAATCTCACTCGACTTGTCCTCTATGCCGCTCCAATATTTCCTCCATTAATCCTTTGCCTCCACAAATACCAGATCCTCATGATCCTCCCCAGGAGACTCAACCAGCCAATCGTATACCTGCGCTCCAACACCTGCATGGGAATCATGATACAATTCTAGCGATACGAGATATTGTAGAAGGAGATGCACAAGATGAGGCTGTTGTTAGCCTTGTAAGTGACGTCATTCCTAAAACTACTTCAACTCAAGCTCTTGGAGATAGAAACTCTTCTGGAGCAAGAGATATTAACACTCTTGAAATTAGACAAGATGGGACGTTTCAGCCATTCAGGAGGTCTCATTCTATGAATTATTCTTCAGGTCAAGGCCAAGTTTCTGCTGCTCATGACATATTACGCACAAGGGAAGACGATGTTGAATCCTCAAGATCAGGAGTTGATCATGAGGATAATCGTTGCAATACAATTGATAACAGCAGCGTAGATTCGGGTTTTGACAAGAGTCCTCCGAGAATGAAGAGGTCGATTTCCACAGGGAGATTTATGATCGCAAGGTATAGCAAAGGAAATCATTCCGTCTCTCCAAAttga